Proteins encoded within one genomic window of Xiphophorus maculatus strain JP 163 A chromosome 11, X_maculatus-5.0-male, whole genome shotgun sequence:
- the LOC102218749 gene encoding clustered mitochondria protein homolog gives MLADSYSVRDVRVHLRHVRNLLRSLDLAGRSLSYLSLLTRAHPGSDNMEKDSVSRSPPFYILPGCKERRLIPLQPIRDDWKPLQCLRVLNISSWNPPPGNRKLHGDLMYISILTMEERELSITCCTRGFYLNQSTAFNFNPKPAGPKILCHSLVELLSQLSPSFRKNFVALQKRRVYQHPYECIRAPVQVCTWVAPAGGHSLDCVTAEETAGQRLGLMATLTFVQIRGWNEELQRSRELPRASLQERRRRDTRIFRINSDFVAAAAQGAASMMEGNVMPLNPGEPPHLHVFVWNNLFFSQGFDMSDHYAPVGGDAAAHAAAMCDLRGVQAYASVDTEGLHTLGTAVVDYRGVRVTAQTVVPGLLEKNLEQIVYGSNDNGKTVFTHPRFLELLDESSKSLRIQPHRVLDHSGSPVELRSAISTVGIFGSDGRPYILDLLRTFPPDLNFLLSAEAQQEVPAACRSFGFPRRHRHGLASLRSQLVEAFVQHRYELFAKMASDDLGHQFATEKPEEPQRPAEQKRRNIIWKACENVGSVSDSRFDIRFNPDVCFPGVRFPSECLPDVQRQRRLLWDAAAFLLSNQIPAVLRDCLDHTAVPMDGATLTSAIHQRGVNVRYLGAMLKELDKMEERERLSHVQRISISEVITRSAKHIFRTYMKDVEPAAFSAAVSHFLNCLLSSSSAPVPDSCSDELPSRHKSRRRRTQSDRANVPTSSLWAKLTSDDLWIRIKTEAEDYYHYTFKSESIEEEIEKHNLQKISLLREMSIKTGIQLQLREYVFECRHKPAFSEDDVVNMFPVVKHLKPTSTDAAGLVQQAQLAAQQGFLRAGVDLLGRALTLFSSVCGILHEDVSMCLRLLGRLRYTLGENDDALVLQEKAVLISERIQGTDHPQTVQDYTHLALYFFAGGRLSTSLQLLYRARYLILLVIGEDHPQIALLDSMLGLVLHALMENELSLKFLQNALTLTSKYHGAKSLKHAHSHHVLTIVYESKGEFHLALQHEKEAYIIYKNQLGESSDSTKESSEYLQRLTDQGVILQRAIRHVASGKPSASVSPLRLPSHPVILQQLNLTCGITFIPPSEKELRAELNERRKVQTEDVAYQLLNQNGNKQQL, from the exons ATGCTAGCAG ATTCATACTCGGTGCGGGATGTTCGCGTTCATCTGCGACACGTACGCAACCTGCTGCGGAGCCTCGACCTTGCCGGCCGCTCGCTGTCCTACCTGTCCTTACTCACCAGAGCACATCCAG GAAGTGACAATATGGAAAAGGATTCGGTGTCCCGCAGCCCTCCATTTTACATCCTGCCTGGATGTAAGGAAAGACGTCTTATTCctctgcagccaatcagagacgaCTGGAAG CCTCTGCAGTGCCTCAGAGTCCTGAACATAAGCAGCTGGAACCCGCCTccaggaaacaggaagctgcaCGGAGACCTGATGTACATCAGCATCCTGACGATGGAGGAGCGAGAGCTCAGCATCACCTGCTGCACACGGGGTTTCTACCTCAACCA GTCCACTGCCTTCAACTTCAACCCCAAACCTGCAGGTCCTAAAATCCTCTGTCACTCTCTGGTCGAGCTTCTGAGCCAACTCAGTCCCTCGTTCAGGAAAAACTTTGTCGCTCTGCAGAAGAGGAG AGTTTATCAGCACCCGTATGAGTGCATCCGCGCTCCGGTCCAGGTGTGTACCTGGGTGGCGCCTGCTGGAGGTCACAGCCTGGACTGTGTGACTGCAGAGGAGACAGCCGGACAG AGGCTGGGTTTGATGGCGACACTGACGTTTGTGCAGATTCGAGGCTGGAacgaggagctgcagagatccagggAACTTCCCAGAGCTTCGCTGCAGGAGCGGCGGCGCAGAGACACGCGAATCTTCAGG ATCAACAGTGACTTTGTGGCCGCTGCAGCTCAGGGTGCCGCGTCCATGATGGAGGGAAACGTCATGCCGCTAAACCCGGGGGAGCCGCCGCACCTCCACGTCTTTGTGTGGAACAATCTCTTCTTCAGCCAGGGGTTTGACATGTCGGACCACTACGCGCCAGTAGGGGGCGATGCTGCCGCTCACGCTGCTGCCATGTGTGACCTGAGAGGAGTTCAG gCATATGCATCCGTGGACACAGAGGGGCTCCACACACTCGGCACGGCGGTGGTGGATTATCGCGGTGTCCGTGTCACTGCTCAGACCGTCGTTCCCGGATTACTGGAGAAAAACCTCGAGCAGATAGTTTACGGCTCTAACGACAACgggaaaacagtttttactcaCCCACG gtttttggaGCTTCTGGATGAAAGCAGTAAGTCGCTGAGGATCCAGCCTCACCGGGTCCTGGACCACAGCGGCAGCCCTGTGGAGCTCAGGTCGGCCATCTCCACAGTCGGGATATTTGGCAGCGATGGACGTCCGTACATTTTGGACCTCCTGCGGACTTTCCCTCCGGATCTGAACTTCCTGCTGTCGGCTGAGGCTCAGCAGGAAGTTCCCGCAGCGTGCCGCAGCTTCGGCTTCCCACGGCGTCACCGCCACGGCCTGGCCAGCCTCCGGTCGCAGCTGGTGGAGGCCTTCGTCCAGCacag gtatgAACTTTTTGCTAAAATGGCGTCCGATGACCTCGGCCATCAGTTCGCCACAGAGAAACCCGAGGAACCTCAGAGACCTGCAG aaCAAAAAAGAAGGAATATCATCTGGAAAGCTTGTGAAAATGTCGGCTCTGTGAGTGACTCTCGCTTTGACATCCGCTTCAATCCTGATGTTTGCTTTCCAG gtgTGCGTTTTCCCTCCGAGTGTCTCCCGGACGTACAGAGACAGAGACGTCTACTTTGGGACGCTGCTGCGTTTCTTCTCTCTAATCAGATTCCTGCAGTG ctgaggGACTGTCTCGACCATACAGCCGTACCGATGGATGGAGCGACTCTGACCTCAGCGATCCATCAGCGGGGCGTAAATGTACGATATCTGGGTGCCATGTTGAAGGAGCTGGACAAGatggaggagagagaaagactCAGCCATGTGCAG AGAATTTCCATCAGTGAAGTCATCACCAGAAGTGCGAAACACATCTTCAGGACCTACATGAAG gaTGTGGAGCCTGCAGCTTTTTCTGCAGCTGTCAGTCATTTCCTAAACTGCCTCCTGAGCTCGTCCTCCGCTCCTGTTCCTGATTCCTGCAGCGATGAGCTGCCGTCCCGCCACAAGAGCCGCCGCCGCCGAACCCAGAGCGACCGAGCGAACGTCCCGACCAGCAGTTTGTGGGCAAAACTGACTTCCGATGATCTGTGGATCAGGATCAAGACGGAAGCGGAAGATTATTACCACTATACATTTAAAAG TGAAAGCATAGAAGAAGAAATAGAAAAGCACAACCTTCAGAAGATTTCACTTTTGAGAGAGATGTCCATCAAGACAGGCATTCAG CTGCAGCTGAGAGAGTACGTGTTTGAGTGTCGACACAAGCCAGCGTTCAGCGAGGACGACGTGGTGAACATGTTTCCTGTGGTCAAACATCTCAAACCAACGTCAACTGATGCTGCCGGACTCGTACAGCAAGCACAGCTGGCAGCACAGCAGG GGTTTCTCAGAGCAGGTGTGGACTTGCTTGGTCGAGCCCTGACTCTTTTCAGCAGTGTTTGTGGGATCCTGCATGAGGACGTTTCCATGTGTCTGCGTCTCCTTGGGCGGCTCAGATACACCTTAGGAGAAAATGATGAC GCTCTCGTTCTtcaggaaaaagctgttttgatTTCTGAGAGAATACAAGGGACAGACCATCCACAGACCGTACAGGACTAT ACTCATCTGGCGCTGTATTTCTTTGCCGGAGGCCGCCTGTCGACTTCCCTTCAGCTCCTGTATCGCGCTCGATACCTCATCCTGCTCGTTATCGGAGAAGATCATCCACAAATTGCACTTCTGGAT AGTATGCTGGGTTTAGTCCTCCATGCCCTGATGGAAAATGAGCTTTCACTGAAGTTCCTGCAGAACGCCTTGACTTTAACCTCTAAATATCACGGTGCAAAATCACTGAAGCATGCACACAG TCACCACGTGCTTACCATTGTTTATGAAAGCAAAGGGGAGTTTCATTTAGCTCTGCAGCACGAAAAAGAGgcttatattatatataaaaatcag CTTGGTGAGAGCAGTGACAGCACAAAGGAAAGCTCAGAATACCTGCAGAGGCTCACGGATCAGGGTGTGATCCTCCAGAGAGCCATCCGCCACGTTGCCTCTGGCAAACCCAGTGCCTCTGTCTCTCCTCTGAGG TTGCCAAGTCATCCTGTGATTCTTCAGCAGCTCAACCTGACTTGTGGGATTACTTTCATCCCACCCAG TGAAAAAGAGCTGAGAGCAGAACTGAAcgaaagaagaaaagttcaaaCAGAAGACGTGGCATATCAATTATTAAACCAAAACGGCAacaagcagcagctctga